CGCCGACGCCGAGCGCGGCTGCCAGAATTCCACTGCAAAGCAAATGCCGGCCAATTCGGCCCATCGACATCGTCATGCCGCCTTCGCTCCCCTATGTCTTTTCCGGACCTGCCGCTTGGTTGCGCAGTGCCCTTTCATCCTCGAGGGTGTGCGACGCTATGCCCCCTTAAGAATGCTTCTCATTCCTTTCCTCAAACCACAATTCGCATGCAGCCGCAATGCAGTATTGTACTTTCGCCGCAGCCTCGCGGAGGTTTGTCCGCAGCCCGGAAAGCGTTACCTTCTAGGCGCAAGCTGCTGTGCCCAACTGTCGCTCAATTGGTGCTCGAGTATGTGAACTGAGCTTGACAGTTGCCCCCGCCGATGTAGGCACAGCGCTCGAACTTCACGGGACCCTGATTCGCTGGCGTGCGAGGCCGCCTTTATGGTGCCGTCATTGCCGGATCAGTCGGGGGCCCGCGACCTCTTCCAACCTTTTGCTGCCTTGAAAGCGATCCCGATGGCCCCAGCCGAACGTTCGCCGATGCTCGTCTCATGCCGCCGCCTTGCGCTGGGCAGCAGCGCGCGGCGCGTGATGGCCGGCGCCGTGGCGATCGCTTTGGCGCTCGGATACAGCGGTCGCGCCGATGCGCAGGGCGCGGTGCGCACGGTGCATGGCGACTGGCAGATCCGTTGCGATACGCCGCCGGGCGCCAAGGCCGAGCAATGCGCGTTGATCCAGAGCGTGGTCGCCGAAGACCGCTCCAATGCCGGCCTCACGGTGATCATCCTCAAAACCGCGGATCAGAAGAGCAAGCTGATGCGCGTGGTGGCGCCGCTCGGCGTGCTGCTGCCGTCGGGCCTCGGGCTGAAGCTCGACAATGTCGATGTCGGCCGCGCCGGCTTCGTCCGCTGCCTGCCGAACGGCTGCGTCGCCGAAGTGGTGATGGACGACAAGCTGCTCGGCCAGCTCCGCACCGCCAAGACCGCGACCTTCATCATCTTCGAGACCCCCGAAGAAGGCATCGGCTTCCCGCTCAGCCTCAATGGCCTCGGCGAAGGCTACGACAAGCTGCCATAGGGCGGCACGCGATTCGGCAGAGCCACGGCCGACGAGGCCGCTCCGACGGCGAGGGCTCCCGTTGCGTCATGCGACGTCGCCGATGAGGCAAGGTGTTTCCTCACATTCACCGTCATGGCCGGGCTCGACCCGGCCATCCACGGCCACAAGCACGTCCTCGCCTCAAATCGTGGATGCCCGGGTCAAGCCCGGGCACGACGAACTTTTGGGGAAGCGGGACCTGAGTCCGTCCGCCGCCGGAATGCGGCCGCGCAGCCGATCACACCAGCGTCAGCGTGACGTCGATATTGCCGCGGGTGGCGTTGGAATACGGGCAGACGGCATGCGCGGCGTCGACCAGGGTCTGCGCCTGGGCGCGATCCATGCCGGGCAGGCTGATCTTCAGCTCGGCCTCGATGCCGAAGCCGGTCGCGCTCGGGCCGATGCCGACCGTGCCGGTGACGCTGACATCCTTGGGGATCGGCAGCTTGTCGCGCCCGGCGACGAACTTCATCGCGCCGAGGAAGCAGGCCGAATAGCCGACCGCGAATAATTGCTCCGGATTGGTGCCGGCGCCGCCGGGGCCGCCGAGCTCCTTCGGCGTGGTCAGCGCCAGATCGAGCTGGCCGTCGCTGCTGACGCCGCGCCCGTCGCGGCCTCCGGTGGCGGTGGCAGTGGCACGGTAGAGAACTTTGTCGACCGACATGTCAGTTTCCTTTTGCTGGGATGATAGTTGGTGGATTCAATCGCCCGCATGAAGATCGCGCGCGATATGATTGACGGTCGAATGGACGCTGACCGGGCCGACCGCCATCACGCCGCCTCGAACAGCTTGCTGCGGACCTTCTTCAGCTTGTCGCGCAGCTCGACGATCTCCTCGACCGAGCCGCCCATCGCGGCGCCGAGGCAGTCCGGCACGTGCCTGACCTGCTGACGCAGCGCCCGCCCCTCGTCGGTGAGCGACACGATCACCTGCCGCTCGTCCTCCGCCGATCGCCGCCGCCGGATCAGGCCGCGCGCCTCCAGCCGCTTCAGCAGCGGCGTCAGCGTGGTGGTTTCGAGATAAAGCTGATCGCAGATCTCCGAGACGTTGACCTGATCCTTCTCCCACAGCACCAGCATCACCAGATACTGCGGATAGGTCAGATCGAACGCGCGCAGCAGCGACCGATACACCTTGTTGACCCCGAGCAGCGTCGAATACAGCGCAAAGCACAGCTGGGTCTCCAGCTTCAGCTTGTCGGCCGGGCGCAGCGGGCGGGCGGTGGATGGTGCGGACGATTTCATGACCGTCGATTTATATTGCGCACGATATATTGTCAAGCGACTGTTCGGGGGACGCGTGCACGCAGGACGCGTCATTGCGAGGAGCGAAGCGACGAAGCAATCCAGAAGCGTCCTGCCCGGCAACTGGATTGCTTCGCTTCGCTCGCAATGACGGCGGCGGGATGGATGAACAAATCGTCACCTGACTTCGACTTCAGCTCGGCTGATGATGCGCGCTCTTCCCGCCAGCCCCTCGCAGAAGGGCTGCGAAGCGCCTATCTTGAGCGTCGAACCGAAGGGAACCCCGCCTCATGACCAGCCTCGCCCAGACCTCCCTGCTCGACCGCGCCAATCTCGATCGTGACGACGTCCGCCGCGAGATCGCGCGGGGGCTGCAGGGGGCCGATGATGGCGAGCTGTTTCTCGAATACAGCCAGACCGAGGCGCTGGCGTTCGACAATGGCCGGCTGAAGCAGGCGACCTACGACACCGCGCAGGGGTTTGGTTTACGCGCCGTTAAGGACGACGCGGTCGGCTACGCGCATTCCTCCGACGTGTCGCTGCCGGCGCTGATCCGCGCCGCGGACGCGGTGGCGGCGGTGCGCGGCGACTACAGCGGCGTGCTTTCGGCGGCGCCGACCCACACCAATGTCCGGCTCTATGGCGACGACAATCCGCTCGACGCGCCGGGCTTCGAGGCCAAGGTCAAGCTGCTCGCCGAGATCGACGCCTATGTGCGCGACAAGGATTCGCGCGTGCGGCAGGTGTCGGTGTCGGTCGGCGCGACCTGGCAGGTGGTCGAGATCCTGCGCCCCGACGGCGAGAGCTATCGCGACATCCGCCCGCTGGTGCGGGTCAACGTCTCGGTGGTCGCCGGCCAGGGTGACCGGCAGGAGAGCGGCTCCAAGGGTTATGGCGGCCGCGAGCCCTATGCGCGCTTCATCGAGACCAAGGCCTGGCGCGAGGCCGCCGACGGCGCGCTGCGCGAGGCGATGGTCAATCTGGAATCGGTGCCGGCGCCGGCCGGCGAAATGGAGGTGGTGCTCGGCCCCGGCTGGCCGGGCGTGATGCTGCACGAGGCGGTCGGCCACGGCCTCGAAGGCGATTTCAACCGCAAGAAGACGTCGGCCTTTGCCGGCCTGCTCGGCCAGCAGGTCGCCGCCAAGGGCGTCACCGTGGTCGACGACGGCACCATCTCGGCGCGGCGCGGCTCGCTGTCGATCGACGACGAGGGCACGCCGACCAGCCGCACCGTGCTGATCGAGGACGGCATCCTCACCGGCTACATGCAGGACCGCCAGAACGCCCGGCTGATGGGCATGAAGCCGACCGGCAACGGCCGCCGGCAGAGCTACGCCCACGTGCCGATGCCGCGGATGACCAACACCTACATGCTGGCCGGTGGCCACGATCCGGCCGAGATCCTCGCCTCTGTGAAGAACGGCATCTATGCGGTGAATTTCGGCGGCGGTCAGGTCGACATCACCTCCGGAAAATACGTGTTCCAGTGCACCGAGGCCTACAAGATCGAAAACGGCAAGGTCGGCGCGCCGCTCAAGGGCGCGATGCTGATCGGCAACGGACCGACTGATTTGCACCGCATTTCCATGATCGGAAACGACCTGCAGCTCGACGACGGCATCGGCACCTGCGGCAAGAACGGCCAGGGCGTGCCGGTGGGTGTCGGTCAACCGACGCTGCGGATGGATCGGATCACGGTCGGAGGCACCGGCGGATGAACGGCAAGGCAGGCATGGTCGCCGGGACGGTGCGGCGCTGGGGCGCCCAACTCGGGCAATTGGCGGCGGTGGTGGCGATCGTGCTGGCCGGCAAGGCCGCGCTGGCAGAGCCGTTCTACGTGCCGTCCGGCTCGATGGAGCCGACGCTGCTGATCGGCGACGCGCTGCTCGCCTCGAAATTTCCTTACGGCTACTCGACCGCGTCGCTGCCGATCCACGTGGCGTTTCCCGAGACCGGCCGGGTGTTCGGCGCCACGCCGCATCGCGGCGACGTCGTGGTGTTTCGCTGGCCCGGCGACCGCTCGCAGGTCTGGGTCAAGCGCGTGATCGGCCTGCCCGGCGACCGGATCGAACTGACCGGCGGCGTGGTCAGCATCAACGGCGTCGCCGCCACGGTGAAAGCCGACGGCGTCGGCCGCGCCGAGGACGAAGACGGCGCTTACGAGACCGCCGCGAAATATATCGAGACCCTGCCCGACGGCGTCTCGCATCCGATCTTCAAGCTGTACGACCATGGCCGGCTCAACAACACGCCGGAGATCATTGTGCCGCCTGGACATCTGTTCGTGATGGGCGACAACCGCGACAATTCATCGGACAGCCGCGTGCCGGTGCGCCAGGGCGGCGTCGGGCTGTTGCCGATGGACAATCTGGTCGGCCGCGTCGACGCCATCGTCGGCTCGTGGAATCCCGGCGTGCGCAAGGAGCCCGTCACCAACTGGCTGTCCGGCTTCCGCATCGCCCGGTTCTTCACCGCGGTGCATTGAGCGATCGGCTCCGAGCACATCGGCAAAGTCCGTCATGCTGAGCGCGCCGCGCTCCACCTCTCGTTCGCCATGGGGCTTTCCGGGTGATCCTCCGTCTCGTGTCCCGCACGCGGAGCAGCGCGCAGCGCTGCGCCGCAGATGCGGGACCCCGGTTTCTTCTCGAGACGTCGCAAGTGTTGTGAGCCCGCGAACCGGGATTCCGGCTCTGCGCAGCGGCACGCCGTGCCGCAGCGCGGCCGGGACACGAGACAAATCATCCCTTGACAATAATCCTATTGTGATTATAATCCGCACCGTCCTGTCCGTGAGGGGCGCTTCGCGAGGCGTCGGATAGCGGGACAGATCGACGGGCCGGGCAACCGGTCCGGAACGATGGCCCGGCGAAGCTGACACTGGTCAGCGAAGTCGGGTGGACGCGGCGTCCTGCGCGCTGTGCCTCGCAAGCACGCGTCCGGGAGGCAGAGGTCACCGTCCGCCGCTACTACGAGCGGCTGCCGCTTTCGTGGCTGGACGGGCGCAGCAAGGCCGGGGAGATCCCGCTCCGCTGTGTTCCCGGAAGAACGGTCCCGATGCCCAAAACCGCCGCGGTGGGCGCGCCGACGAGGCGTTGCGCGATGGTCCGCAAAGCCATCGCGAAAACTCACCACCTTCGCGCCGACCGGCGCGCCCCCACCCCTCGCTGTGAAGCGACGGGTGCAAAGCTCGGGCTCGATGGAGCCGCGAGAGCGAATGGACGTGGCTGTTTGACAGGGCTCTTTGAAATTCGAATCTGTCGCGGCGTGCAGGTTCTCGACTTGCACTCCGTCATCCTGAGGCGCGAGCGCAGCGAGCCTCGAAGGATGCGCCGCAAGGCACCGGCTGTGCGCATCTCCGCATCCTTCGAGGCTCGCCCTGCGGGCGAGCACCTCAGGATGACGGCGCCGAGATGGTCGCGACGCTCGTCCCATTCTCAGCCGTCATCGTCCGGCTCGACCGGACGACCCAGTATCCCGGAGCGTTTGTTAGTTCGTCGTGCGCTCACCACGCACGCTCTGCAATACTGGATCCTCCGCTTTCGCGGAGGATGACGGCAAATTGTGTGGCATCGCGCATCACCACGCACGCCCGTCATGCGCGGGCTCGGCCCTACGCAATCGTCGATCCCGGCCGGCTAGAACGCCGTCGTCAGATTCGTCAGCCATTGCGGCGAGGCGGCGACCAGGGCGGCTTCGATCGTCTTGTCGAGGCCGGAGAGGATCGCGACGCCGATCGTGACGAAGGCGATCCCGAGCAGCAGCTTGCCGAGCTTGCCGGCCGACAGCAGCCGGCTTCGGATCGCCATCAGCGTCGTGCGCGAGACCCAGCCGAGCGCGACCAGCGGCAGCGCCGCGCCGATCCCGAACACCGCCATGGTCAGCGCCACGGTCGGCAGATCGCGGCCCTGCGATGCCAGCAGCGACGCCGCACCCAAGGTCGGGCCGACGCAGGGCGACCACACCGCGCCGAGCAGCAGCCCGATCCCGAACTGTCCGGCGAGCCCCGAGCCTTGCATCCAGCCTTGCATCCCGCCTTGCATCCCGCCTTGCATCCCGCCGAAATACTGATCGGCCATGCCCGACAGCGGACTGCCGGCGGCGGCGAGCCGCGCCTGCGCCGCCGGCACCAGCAGCACGGCGCCGAGCGCGATCATGATCACCGCAGCGGCGGTGCGGAACACGCCGCCGTCCAGACCGACGCTGAAACCGACGGTCGCCACCAACAGCCCGATCAGCGTGAACGACAGCGCAAGGCCGGCGGCCAGCGCCAATGGACCGTGACGGTGCTGTGCCACCGCAGCGCCGAGCACGATCGGCACCAGCGGCAGCACGCACGGCGACAGGATCGACAGCAGGCCGGCCAGGAAGGCCAGTGCCAGCGCGGTCACGGCCTTACAGCGCCTTACCGAGCAGGGTCGCGATCGAGGCTTCCTTGGTGTCGCCGACCGAGCGGCCCTGCTCGGCGGTGCCCTTGAACACGATCAGGGTCGACTGCATGTTGGCGCCGAACTCCTTCACGACCGGCTTCTGGCCGTCGAAATCGACCCGGAAGATCTTCAGCTTGGCGAATTTCGGATCGCCCGCGAGGCGGTCGATGATCGGGGTCTGCGCCTTGCAGGTCGGGCACCAGTCGGCATGGATCGCGATCAGGATCGGCGCGCCGGCCGCCTGAGCCGCCTTGAAGGCGGACGGCGTGTAGGGCGTGACCGGATTGGCGAAGGCCGATGCCAGCGGCATCATCGCCGTCAGCGCAGTGGCGAGAACGGCGCGGGTGAACGTCTTTCGGGTCAGTTGGGCCTGAAACATGTCGAAATCCCTCTGCTGGCGATGCGCTGCACCGGTTCTCCCGGTGGCGCGTGCCTGAGTTACGAGAGGGTTCCGGCGAACGTTACCTGACCACGCCGGAAAAAAACCCGGGCTTGCGCTGCGGCGGTTTGACCTGGCTTTTCAGAAAGCAACGGGCGTTGCGGCCGACATAGCCCGGCCGCGCATAGGTCCAGGCGCGGCATTTGTTGTCCTGCTCGCAGGCGGCCTTGCAGGCTTCGTCGCCTTCGTTGTGCTTCAACTCGAAATTGCGGTAGTCGCCGCCGAAGCGGTCGATCGACGCTTCGATCGCGCCGGTGCGCGGCTCGAGAACGCCGGCGCCGCGCACGCCCGACACGCAGCAATTGTTCGGCGTACGCTGTGGTACGCTGCCCTTCAGCCAGCAGACCGCACCGTCCTCGGGCGCCTGCGGATAGGCGAAGGTCCAGGACCGGCAGCGGCGGTCGCGCTCGCACATCAGCGCGCAGTCGGCGGGATCGTTGCTCGCCACCGGCGCGCGCAGATAATCGGCGCCAGGCCGGTCGAAATTGGCCTGCGCCTGCGCCACGCGCGGCGCCAGCACCGCCGCAGCGACGGCAAGCACGAGTATCCACGCCCTGAGCGGGCCGCCTCGCCGCATCCACACCCGCTTTCGAAATAGGCCCGTGTCCCGCCGATCGGTGCACCAGAATATGGAGCCGGACCGCCGCACCAAAACGGCATCTGACGGTCGTCTACCTGTACGGGCGATGAACGGCGTTCCCTCGCCGGTCGGGTTCAGAACGCGTATTCGTCGTAGGCCGGCTCCACCGAGCCCTGCCAGGCGCCGTTGAATTTCTCCAGCATCTCTTCGGCCGGGGTGCGGCCGGAGGCGAGGATGTCCTCGAGCGGCGCGAGATACCGCGATTCGTCGTTGCCGAACGAATCGATCCGGCCGCGGCGCCTCAGGCCCGCATGGGCCAGCACCAGGCATTCCTTGGCGATCTCGAACAGAAATCGGTTGCGGATCTTGGCCTTGAAGCCGAGCCGGGGGACGTCGTCGCGCAGCGCCTGCCGCTCCCAGGCGTCCCAGCCTTTGACGATCTCCCAGGCGGCGTCGAGGCTCTGGTCGTCGTACAAGAGGCCGACCCAGAACGCCGGCAACGCCGGCAGCCGGCCCCACGGCACGCCGTCGGCGCCACGCATTTCGAGGTAACGCTTCAGCCGCACTTCGGGGAAGATCGTCGACAGATGGTTGGCCCAGTCCGACAGCGTCGGTCGCTCGCCCGGCATCTTGTCGTTTCGGCCGTCGAAGAAATCGCGGAACGACGAGCCGGAGACGTCGATGTAATCATCGCCGCGCTTGACGAAATACATCGGCACGTCGAGCGCGTAGTCGACCCAGCGCTCGAACCCCATGCCGTCCTCGAACGCCCACGGGATCATGCCGGAGCGGGCGTTGTCGGTGTCGCGCCAGATTTCGGAACGGAACGACAAGAAGCCGTTCGGCTTGCCTTCGGTGAACGGCGAGTTGGCGAACAGAGCGGTCGCGACCGGCTGCAGCGCCACCGAAACCCGCAGCTTCTTGACCATGTCGGCTTCGGACGAGAAGTCCAAATTGGTCTGCACCGTGCAGGTCCGATACATCATGTCGAGGCCGTAGCGGCCGACCTTCGGCATGTAGTTGGTCATGATCTTGTAGCGGCCCTTCGGCATCACCGGAATGTCGTCGCGCGACCACGACGGCGTCATGCCGAGGCCGAGGAAGCCGATGCCGAGCGGGGCTGCGATCTCGCGCACCTGCGCCAGATGCGCCATCAGCTCGGAATGGGTCTGGTGCACATTGTCGACCGGCGCGCCGGACAATTCGAACTGTCCGCCGGGCTCGAGCGAAATCGCGCCGCCGCCGGTGACGTCGTGCAGCCCGATGATGTGCGGGCCTTCCATGATCGGTTCCCAGCCGAGCAGGATCTTCATGCCCTCGAGCAGCGCGCCGATGCCGCGCGCGCCGTCGTAAGGTACCGGGTGATGGCCCTCGAGCGTGAACGGCGTCTTCTCGTGTTCGGTGCCGATGCGGAATTCCGACGGCGGTTTGACGCCCGCTTCGATCCACGCGACCAGTTCGTCGCGCGAGTTCAGCGGCGTCATATCGATCTGGTCACGCGCCATGAGAATTCCGGATGCAGCGCGCGGGGATCGTCTGCGCAAGGTGGCGGGGGTCGCGGCAGACGACAGCCGCAAGCGAGAGGGACGTTTTGTGTATCATCGCGACGACGCGGTGTCTCGCGCAGCCGGCGTGGCTGCGGCTCCGTCGCACGAGCAGCCCAGCCGGTCGAGCAGCCCGCACAACCGCAGCGCGTCGGCATCCGACAATTTCGAGCCGACGTGTTTTTCGATCGCGGCGGAATAGGCGGCCCACATTTTCTTCTGCAACTCGCGTCCGGCTTCGGTGATTTCCACGAACTGGCCGCGCTTGTCCATCTTGCATTCGCGCCGCGCCGCCAGCCCCTCGTCGACCAGCCGGTCGATCAGGCGCGAGGTCGAATATTGCGGGATCAGCATCTGTTTCTCGAGCTCGACCGGACGCATCTCGCCGGCCGGCGCGCGCGACAACTCGAGCAGCGCGTCGTACCAGGCGAGCGGCGGGAAGCCGGCCTTCTTCAATTCCAGTTCGACCGCGTCCAATACCCGGCTGCGGACCCGCATCAGGCGGACCCAGGCCGCGGTCGCTTCGGTCGACGGCTTGCGTTTCATCGCTCCATCCATCGTGCGCGCGAACTCTAGCGCAGGGCCTGCAAATGCGGCAATCGCGAGTCTTCCATGCACTCGCATTTAATGCCCCCGGCTCGGAAAGCCAAGATCGCAGCGTCAGAAAGCGCCTTTGGTCCCGAGATCGGATGACGGAGCGGATCGGAATCCGGATCGGCGACCGCCGGGGAGCCGCGCCGCGGCCCGGAAGACGCCGATGCAACGACCGGCGCCTTCCGCAATCCGGGCGATCAACGCGGCTCGAAATAGTCCAGCGGAATCTTCAAATAAGAGCGCCCGTCGGCTTCCGGCTCCGGCTTGCGGCCGCCGCGGATGTTGATTTGCAGCGCTGCGAGCATCAGTTTCGGCAGCGGCAGAGACGCGTCGCGCCGGTCGCGGGCGGCGCAGAACTCGGCTTCGCTGCGACCGCCGGCAAGATGGATGTTGCGCGCCTTGTGTTCGGCGACCGTCGCCATGCACTGCGCGTCGCGCCCCTCGGGCGCATAGTCGTGGCCGACGTAAAGCCGGGTGTCGTCGGGGAGCGACAGGATCCGCTGCAGGCTGGCATACAGCTGCTTCGACGAGCCGCCGGGAAAATCGGCGCGGCTGGTGCCGCTGTCCGGCATCATCAGCGTATCATGGACGAAGGCGGCATCGCCGGCCACATAGGTGACCGACGCCAATGTGTGTCCAGGCGAAAACATCACCCGCACCGGAATGTCGCCGACCATGAAGATGTCGCCGTCGGCGAACAGCCGGTCCCATTGGCGGCCGTCGGTCGGAAACGACTCCGGCAGATGATAGATCTTCTGCCACAGCTTCTGCACCTCGGTGACGCGCTCGCCGATCCCGGTCGGCGCCTTCAGCCGTTCGGACAGGAGCGGCGCCGCCGAGAAATGATCGGCATGCGGATGCGTGTCGAGGATCCAGACGACGTCGATTCCGGCCTCCCGCACATAGGCGACGATCTCGTCGACACTGCGGGTGAATGTGGCACCGGCTTTCGGGTCGTAGTTCCACACCGGATCGACCACCGCGCCCCGCATCGTCTGCGGATCATGAAATACGTATTGCCAGCTTCCAGTCGCCTCGTCCCAGAACGGCTTCACGATCGGCTTGGTCATCGGTCGGTCCTCCTCTGCATCGGTAAACCGC
The DNA window shown above is from Rhodopseudomonas palustris HaA2 and carries:
- a CDS encoding cytochrome c biogenesis CcdA family protein; amino-acid sequence: MTALALAFLAGLLSILSPCVLPLVPIVLGAAVAQHRHGPLALAAGLALSFTLIGLLVATVGFSVGLDGGVFRTAAAVIMIALGAVLLVPAAQARLAAAGSPLSGMADQYFGGMQGGMQGGMQGWMQGSGLAGQFGIGLLLGAVWSPCVGPTLGAASLLASQGRDLPTVALTMAVFGIGAALPLVALGWVSRTTLMAIRSRLLSAGKLGKLLLGIAFVTIGVAILSGLDKTIEAALVAASPQWLTNLTTAF
- a CDS encoding thioredoxin family protein, with the translated sequence MFQAQLTRKTFTRAVLATALTAMMPLASAFANPVTPYTPSAFKAAQAAGAPILIAIHADWCPTCKAQTPIIDRLAGDPKFAKLKIFRVDFDGQKPVVKEFGANMQSTLIVFKGTAEQGRSVGDTKEASIATLLGKAL
- a CDS encoding MBL fold metallo-hydrolase: MTKPIVKPFWDEATGSWQYVFHDPQTMRGAVVDPVWNYDPKAGATFTRSVDEIVAYVREAGIDVVWILDTHPHADHFSAAPLLSERLKAPTGIGERVTEVQKLWQKIYHLPESFPTDGRQWDRLFADGDIFMVGDIPVRVMFSPGHTLASVTYVAGDAAFVHDTLMMPDSGTSRADFPGGSSKQLYASLQRILSLPDDTRLYVGHDYAPEGRDAQCMATVAEHKARNIHLAGGRSEAEFCAARDRRDASLPLPKLMLAALQINIRGGRKPEPEADGRSYLKIPLDYFEPR
- a CDS encoding organic hydroperoxide resistance protein, whose protein sequence is MSVDKVLYRATATATGGRDGRGVSSDGQLDLALTTPKELGGPGGAGTNPEQLFAVGYSACFLGAMKFVAGRDKLPIPKDVSVTGTVGIGPSATGFGIEAELKISLPGMDRAQAQTLVDAAHAVCPYSNATRGNIDVTLTLV
- the lepB gene encoding signal peptidase I, translated to MNGKAGMVAGTVRRWGAQLGQLAAVVAIVLAGKAALAEPFYVPSGSMEPTLLIGDALLASKFPYGYSTASLPIHVAFPETGRVFGATPHRGDVVVFRWPGDRSQVWVKRVIGLPGDRIELTGGVVSINGVAATVKADGVGRAEDEDGAYETAAKYIETLPDGVSHPIFKLYDHGRLNNTPEIIVPPGHLFVMGDNRDNSSDSRVPVRQGGVGLLPMDNLVGRVDAIVGSWNPGVRKEPVTNWLSGFRIARFFTAVH
- a CDS encoding invasion associated locus B family protein; the protein is MAPAERSPMLVSCRRLALGSSARRVMAGAVAIALALGYSGRADAQGAVRTVHGDWQIRCDTPPGAKAEQCALIQSVVAEDRSNAGLTVIILKTADQKSKLMRVVAPLGVLLPSGLGLKLDNVDVGRAGFVRCLPNGCVAEVVMDDKLLGQLRTAKTATFIIFETPEEGIGFPLSLNGLGEGYDKLP
- a CDS encoding glutamate--cysteine ligase; the encoded protein is MARDQIDMTPLNSRDELVAWIEAGVKPPSEFRIGTEHEKTPFTLEGHHPVPYDGARGIGALLEGMKILLGWEPIMEGPHIIGLHDVTGGGAISLEPGGQFELSGAPVDNVHQTHSELMAHLAQVREIAAPLGIGFLGLGMTPSWSRDDIPVMPKGRYKIMTNYMPKVGRYGLDMMYRTCTVQTNLDFSSEADMVKKLRVSVALQPVATALFANSPFTEGKPNGFLSFRSEIWRDTDNARSGMIPWAFEDGMGFERWVDYALDVPMYFVKRGDDYIDVSGSSFRDFFDGRNDKMPGERPTLSDWANHLSTIFPEVRLKRYLEMRGADGVPWGRLPALPAFWVGLLYDDQSLDAAWEIVKGWDAWERQALRDDVPRLGFKAKIRNRFLFEIAKECLVLAHAGLRRRGRIDSFGNDESRYLAPLEDILASGRTPAEEMLEKFNGAWQGSVEPAYDEYAF
- a CDS encoding PAN domain-containing protein, whose protein sequence is MRRGGPLRAWILVLAVAAAVLAPRVAQAQANFDRPGADYLRAPVASNDPADCALMCERDRRCRSWTFAYPQAPEDGAVCWLKGSVPQRTPNNCCVSGVRGAGVLEPRTGAIEASIDRFGGDYRNFELKHNEGDEACKAACEQDNKCRAWTYARPGYVGRNARCFLKSQVKPPQRKPGFFSGVVR
- a CDS encoding MarR family winged helix-turn-helix transcriptional regulator, encoding MKRKPSTEATAAWVRLMRVRSRVLDAVELELKKAGFPPLAWYDALLELSRAPAGEMRPVELEKQMLIPQYSTSRLIDRLVDEGLAARRECKMDKRGQFVEITEAGRELQKKMWAAYSAAIEKHVGSKLSDADALRLCGLLDRLGCSCDGAAATPAARDTASSR
- the tldD gene encoding metalloprotease TldD produces the protein MTSLAQTSLLDRANLDRDDVRREIARGLQGADDGELFLEYSQTEALAFDNGRLKQATYDTAQGFGLRAVKDDAVGYAHSSDVSLPALIRAADAVAAVRGDYSGVLSAAPTHTNVRLYGDDNPLDAPGFEAKVKLLAEIDAYVRDKDSRVRQVSVSVGATWQVVEILRPDGESYRDIRPLVRVNVSVVAGQGDRQESGSKGYGGREPYARFIETKAWREAADGALREAMVNLESVPAPAGEMEVVLGPGWPGVMLHEAVGHGLEGDFNRKKTSAFAGLLGQQVAAKGVTVVDDGTISARRGSLSIDDEGTPTSRTVLIEDGILTGYMQDRQNARLMGMKPTGNGRRQSYAHVPMPRMTNTYMLAGGHDPAEILASVKNGIYAVNFGGGQVDITSGKYVFQCTEAYKIENGKVGAPLKGAMLIGNGPTDLHRISMIGNDLQLDDGIGTCGKNGQGVPVGVGQPTLRMDRITVGGTGG
- a CDS encoding MarR family winged helix-turn-helix transcriptional regulator, encoding MKSSAPSTARPLRPADKLKLETQLCFALYSTLLGVNKVYRSLLRAFDLTYPQYLVMLVLWEKDQVNVSEICDQLYLETTTLTPLLKRLEARGLIRRRRSAEDERQVIVSLTDEGRALRQQVRHVPDCLGAAMGGSVEEIVELRDKLKKVRSKLFEAA